One Punica granatum isolate Tunisia-2019 chromosome 3, ASM765513v2, whole genome shotgun sequence genomic window carries:
- the LOC116201730 gene encoding NDR1/HIN1-like protein 6, with translation MTDRVFPSAKPTANGGTATPTFPATKAQLYGATTRSAYRPQPSRRRHRRGCCCRCCLWTTVAFLVLLLLIAAAAAIFYALYRPQRPSFSVTSFRLAYLNTTSSGVSSKFNLTVTARNPNKKVVYIYSPTSISVLASDVDVGDGKFPAFVHGKRNSTVLRSSITSNNQPLDSDSLSKLKSALKGKNGVPLKVKLDTKVKMKAGGLKTPRIGIRVTCDGIRATVPAAGKAPAVASTANVKCKVDTRIKIWKWTF, from the coding sequence ATGACCGACAGAGTCTTTCCCTCCGCCAAACCCACGGCGAACGGCGGCACCGCCACCCCGACATTCCCCGCAACAAAGGCCCAGCTGTACGGAGCCACCACCCGCTCCGCCTATCGCCCCCAGCCCAGCCGCCGCCGCCACCGCCGCGGCTGCTGCTGCAGATGCTGCCTCTGGACCACCGTCGCCTTCCttgtcctcctcctcctcatcgccgccgccgccgccatCTTCTACGCCCTCTACCGCCCCCAACGCCCCTCCTTCTCGGTCACATCCTTCCGGCTCGCTTACCTCAACACCACCTCCTCCGGCGTCAGCTCCAAGTTCAACCTCACCGTCACCGCCCGCAACCCCAACAAGAAGGTCGTCTACATCTACAGCCCCACTTCCATCTCGGTCCTTGCGAGCGACGTCGACGTCGGAGACGGGAAATTCCCGGCGTTCGTCCATGGCAAACGGAACTCGACCGTCCTCAGATCGTCGATAACGAGCAACAATCAGCCACTGGACAGCGATTCGCTGAGCAAACTGAAGTCTGCATTGAAGGGCAAGAACGGCGTGCCGTTGAAGGTGAAGTTGGATACGAAGGTGAAGATGAAGGCAGGGGGCTTGAAGACTCCGAGGATCGGGATCAGGGTCACCTGCGACGGGATCAGAGCTACTGTTCCTGCAGCCGGAAAAGCGCCGGCGGTGGCGTCGACGGCGAACGTCAAGTGTAAGGTCGATACGAGGATCAAGATCTGGAAATGGACTTTTTAG
- the LOC116201700 gene encoding putative pentatricopeptide repeat-containing protein At1g17630: MLHASTRRIKPFCGSHYPFASHLTLCSPLSTIPATDDLLDFFDHLLHQCRSSALPPQLHSQIIVNGAHRSSFLAARLVAAYARFGSLAVARDVFDETSVECKSNLLLWNSIIRAYVTNGNCDEALRLYCQMRKFGVLGDGFTVPLVIRACAMKGGLSSNWGRILHCQSLQMGFHCNLHVMNELIGMYGKISQMDVARQVFDRMPVRSQVSWNTMVSGFSRNLDSDSAVEMVRLMKSEGMEPNIVTWTSLLSSHARCGRREETIGLFCEMRRRGIGCSPEVLAVVLSVCADGSVSINGRTVHGFALKSGCEDQLIVHNALISLYGKQGDIEGAKKIFSDIETKSIVSWNSLITSYVDCGLCDEAYELFAQLEELDDDCSMVKPNVISWSAVIDGFTSSGQGKEALELFRRMWLAKVEPNNITISSVLSACAGLAALNLGREIHGLVLRASMDGNILVGNSLISMYMKCGSLREGVLVFEMLKNSWDLISWNTIMAGHGMHGHGRESLEYFDRMLKNGFQPDEVTFIAVLSACSHSGLVNEGRILFKRMQKEFGVEPRMEHYACVIDLFSRSGSLEEASETVKTMPFEPNACIWGALLNSCQMHRDTAIAEETAAQILSSGTEMTGSYMLLSNIYATNGRWDDSARVRVSSREKGLKKVAGQSWIELKQKVHVFSAGNVSSADAGLGEVYRVLEELTLQMGNSKLDTPFAG, from the coding sequence ATGCTTCATGCTTCCACCCGTCGCATCAAGCCCTTCTGCGGATCCCATTACCCCTTCGCCTCACATCTCACCCTCTGCTCTCCTCTCTCTACTATTCCCGCCACCGATGACCTCCTCGATTTCTTCGATCACCTCCTCCACCAATGCCGGAGCTCTGCACTGCCCCCACAACTTCACTCCCAGATCATTGTCAATGGCGCTCACCGGTCGTCATTCTTGGCCGCTCGGCTGGTCGCGGCCTACGCCCGGTTTGGGTCTCTGGCAGTTGCGCGTGACGTTTTTGATGAAACGTCAGTCGAGTGTAAGTCGAACTTGCTGCTATGGAACTCCATCATAAGAGCTTATGTAACCAATGGGAATTGCGATGAAGCTCTGCGTTTGTATTgtcaaatgagaaaatttggCGTTTTGGGTGATGGGTTCACCGTCCCTTTGGTAATCAGGGCCTGTGCGATGAAAGGTGGTTTGAGCTCCAACTGGGGGAGGATTCTTCATTGTCAATCCCTGCAGATGGGATTTCATTGCAACCTCCATGTAATGAACGAGCTGATCGGTATGTACGGAAAGATCAGCCAAATGGATGTCGCTCGCCAGGTGTTCGATAGAATGCCAGTAAGGAGTCAAGTTTCGTGGAACACAATGGTTTCCGGCTTTTCACGGAATTTGGACTCTGACTCTGCTGTGGAAATGGTTAGACTGATGAAATCAGAAGGCATGGAGCCGAACATCGTGACTTGGACATCTCTGCTGTCGAGCCACGCTCGTTGCGGGCGGAGAGAAGAAACGATCGGCTTGTTTTGTGAaatgagaagaagaggaattgGTTGCAGTCCTGAAGTGCTAGCAGTTGTATTATCTGTTTGTGCTGATGGTTCTGTGTCGATTAACGGCAGGACTGTTCATGGATTCGCATTAAAGAGCGGATGCGAAGATCAGTTGATTGTTCATAATGCTTTGATATCTCTCTATGGGAAGCAAGGAGACATAGAAGGggcaaagaaaattttttctGACATTGAAACCAAAAGTATAGTGAGTTGGAACTCTCTGATAACATCCTATGTGGACTGTGGGTTATGTGATGAGGCTTATGAACTATTTGCACAGCTAGAGGAGTTAGATGACGATTGTTCAATGGTAAAACCTAATGTCATAAGTTGGAGTGCGGTGATTGATGGGTTTACTTCCTCAGGGCAAGGAAAAGAGGCTCTTGAACTTTTTAGACGAATGTGGCTTGCTAAAGTTGAGCCCAACAACATAACAATTTCTAGTGTCTTATCGGCCTGTGCAGGTTTAGCTGCTCTTAACTTGGGCCGTGAAATTCATGGCCTAGTACTCAGGGCCTCGATGGACGGTAATATCTTAGTCGGGAACAGCTTGATTAGCATGTACATGAAGTGTGGGAGCCTCAGGGAAGGTGTTTTGGTGTTTGAGATGCTCAAGAATAGTTGGGACTTGATCTCGTGGAACACTATCATGGCAGGGCACGGAATGCATGGGCATGGAAGGGAGTCCCTGGAGTATTTTGATCGAATGCTTAAGAATGGGTTCCAACCTGATGAGGTGACGTTCATAGCAGTTCTTTCTGCCTGCAGTCACTCTGGGCTTGTCAATGAAGGCCGTATTCTATTCAAGCGCATGCAAAAAGAATTTGGAGTTGAGCCCAGAATGGAGCATTATGCTTGCGTGATCGATCTCTTCAGCCGCTCCGGGTCCCTCGAGGAGGCGAGTGAGACCGTGAAGACTATGCCATTTGAACCGAATGCTTGCATCTGGGGTGCTCTTCTCAATTCGTGCCAGATGCATAGAGATACAGCCATCGCAGAGGAAACTGCTGCCCAAATTTTGAGTTCTGGTACAGAGATGACTGGGAGTTATATGCTGCTCTCAAATATCTACGCCACAAATGGCAGGTGGGATGATTCGGCAAGGGTGAGGGTCTCCTCAAGGGAGAAGGGGTTGAAGAAAGTTGCCGGGCAGAGTTGGATCGAGCTGAAGCAGAAGGTGCATGTATTTTCTGCAGGGAATGTGAGCTCTGCTGATGCAGGTTTGGGGGAGGTTTATCGGGTTCTCGAGGAATTGACGCTTCAGATGGGTAACTCAAAGTTGGATACGCCCTTCGCGGGATAA
- the LOC116199527 gene encoding LOB domain-containing protein 27-like encodes MPPPFINSSSTPTVTTAQLPHPASTGTTTTTTTSTSATGQTHACAACKYQRRKCTPDCLLAPYFPHDHTRQFQNAHKLFGVSKITKIIEHLGPLEKDEAMRTIIYQSDARAHDPVSGCYGMVRDLQRQIELCQAELELVLRQLDFFRQQEAAAALGCDLMSGPNATAATSTDPFVQAFGALPSDEPHQANNNGLVDEFNVNHNNVNSDAVAWAMQDCSSPTSNGNNGVNVMPHHHQQHQQLFHQHVGDGSDDHDNDNGKQMQGFNMVDQCNDMKPLILDLPPDDHREQHHDLGFSSDVAINRSNQPILEMDQCRMTKIREDDEEDQNNQRQGVIDFHQDHNDLKDAATFFTLTNCSS; translated from the exons ATGCCCCCTCCCTTCATTAACTCCTCCTCCACCCCCACCGTCACCACCGCCCAGCTCCCTCACCCTGCCTCCACCGGTACCACCACCACTACAACCACATCCACCTCCGCCACCGGCCAGACCCATGCCTGTGCCGCCTGCAAGTACCAGCGCCGCAAGTGCACCCCGGACTGCCTCCTTGCCCCTTACTTCCCCCACGACCACACCCGCCAGTTCCAGAACGCCCACAAGCTCTTCGGCGTCAGCAAGATCACCAAGATCATCGAGCACCTCGGACCCCTCGAGAAGGACGAAGCCATGCGCACCATCATCTACCAGTCCGATGCCCGAGCTCACGACCCTGTCAGCGGCTGCTACGGCATGGTTCGTGACCTCCAGCGCCAGATTGAACTCTGCCAGgccgagctcgagctcgtCCTCCGCCAGCTCGACTTCTTCCGCCAGCAGGAGGCTGCCGCCGCCCTTGGCTGCGACCTCATGTCCGGCCCCAATGCCACTGCCGCCACCTCCACCGACCCCTTTGTCCAGGCCTTTGGCGCGTTGCCCTCCGATGAGCCTCACCAGGCCAATAACAATGGCCTCGTGGACGAGTTTAATGTCAACCATAACAACGTTAACAGCGATGCTGTTGCATGGGCCATGCAAGACTGTTCGTCTCCCACTTCCAACGGTAACAATGGTGTCAATGTGATGCCTCATCATCACCAGCAGCATCAACAACTATTCCATCAACACGTCGGTGATGGTAGTGATGATCACGATAATGATAATGGCAAGCAGATGCAGGGTTTCAATATGGTCGATCAGTGCAACGATATGAAGCCGCTGATTCTCGACTTGCCACCGGATGATCATCGTGAGCAGCATCACGACCTTGGATTTTCGTCCGACGTAGCTATAAACAGgag TAATCAACCGATACTGGAGATGGATCAATGCAGGATGACCAAGATaagagaagatgatgaagaagacCAAAATAATCAAAGACAAGGAGTAATCGATTTTCATCAAGATCACAATGATCTAAAGGATGCAGCCACCTTCTTTACACTCACAAATTGTTCTTCGTAA
- the LOC116201739 gene encoding uncharacterized protein LOC116201739 → MAVKPTVALRAILIGGIAAFAKIGGAMKAAGSVKLGAAAAAVTAAATAAVSGSKQDPKNPAEKS, encoded by the coding sequence ATGGCGGTTAAACCAACAGTTGCTCTAAGGGCAATTCTCATAGGTGGAATTGCGGCATTTGCTAAGATCGGAGGCGCAATGAAGGCTGCCGGGAGCGTGAAGCTCGGGGCAGCAGCAGCTGCTGTTACAGCGGCAGCCACTGCAGCAGTTTCAGGTTCCAAACAGGACCCTAAAAATCCTGCAGAGAAATCATGA
- the LOC116201716 gene encoding uncharacterized protein LOC116201716 isoform X2, which translates to MEAAPNSFSEALGTDVVAGAAQNIKRSCPSGVKFLRSFRSLKSTPSGMGRVTRWLRGFFGMNNDRQDVVDNVCPASSGNKREYKKWLSFNKPGKDLNTHSLSSDIPANGSSVVAQQEEHEEQQQQHSWQVNGMAMAATLDAAVATAEEAMAAAKAAVADAVAAVAVLRLSVDQRGGALSTMCGKEEVLAAVMIQSVFRGFLARKALRALRGLVRFQAVVRGYLVRKRVRTVLQCMQSLITTQTRVRSQRARQFIDKERQHPLENWKAVTNRQSIFCSKGHPGSSEISVGCPEMVKSDSIKPKSSHRLWTTDYVELSLGVGHPSGPSSFEISVDNSPKVVEISSVKPRSSRQLWATDSQELSPGVLTRGCGQPLDLELLQGKDYGSRFNSTCHSTHKLPNLAKREDYSGSGLAYNQKHDLNMKSFRAIVVP; encoded by the exons ATGGAAGCGGCCCCGAACTCTTTCTCGGAAGCTCTAGGGACTGATGTGGTCGCTGGTGCAGCTCAAAACATAAA GAGATCTTGTCCTTCGGGGGTCAAATTCCTTCGTTCATTTCGAAGCTTGAAGAGTACTCCTTCGGGAATGGGAAGGGTGACAAGGTGGCTGAGAGGCTTCTTCGGGATGAACAATGACAGACAAGATGTTGTCGACAATGTATGCCCCGCTTCTTCTGGCAACAAGAGAGAGTACAAGAAGTGGTTGAGCTTCAACAAGCCTGGAAAGGACCTGAACACTCACTCCCTGTCCAGTGATATTCCGGCAAACGGCTCTTCTGTTGTTGCGCAGCAGGAGGAACATgaggagcagcagcagcagcacagCTGGCAAGTGAATGGGATGGCCATGGCTGCAACCCTGGACGCAGCGGTGGCTACTGCTGAGGAAGCAATGGCGGCAGCCAAGGCCGCTGTTGCTGATGCAGTGGCAGCGGTGGCAGTCCTGAGGCTTTCTGTGGATCAGAGGGGAGGGGCTCTGTCCACCATGTGTGGAAAGGAAGAAGTCCTTGCTGCAGTGATGATTCAGAGTGTTTTTAGAGGCTTTCtg GCCAGGAAAGCCCTGAGAGCATTGAGAGGGCTAGTGAGGTTTCAAGCAGTGGTTAGAGGCTATCTGGTTCGAAAGCGTGTCAGGACGGTACTGCAGTGTATGCAGTCCCTGATCACCACCCAAACCAGGGTTCGGTCCCAGAGAGCTCGACAATTTATCGATAAGGAGAGGCAACACCCACTTGAGAACTG GAAAGCTGTGACGAATCGACAAAGCATATTCTGCAGCAAGGGGCATCCTGGTTCTTCAGAAATCTCGGTAGGTTGCCCCGAAATGGTCAAGAGTGATTCAATCAAGCCCAAATCATCCCACCGATTGTGGACAACCGATTATGTGGAGCTATCACTTGGAGTTGGACACCCATCGGGTCCCAGTTCTTTTGAAATCTCAGTAGATAATTCCCCCAAAGTGGTTGAGATCAGTTCAGTCAAGCCCAGGTCATCCCGTCAATTGTGGGCAACCGATAGTCAGGAACTGTCACCCGGAGTTCTCACACGCGGTTGTGGGCAGCCATTGGATTTGGAGTTGTTGCAAGGAAAAGACTATGGAAGTCGGTTCAACAGTACATGCCATAGCACTCACAAGTTGCCTAACCTGGCTAAGAGAGAGGACTACTCAGGCTCCGGCCTCGCCTATAATCAGAAGCATGACCTGAATATGAAGTCGTTCAGGGCCATAGTTGTGCCCTGA
- the LOC116201716 gene encoding uncharacterized protein LOC116201716 isoform X1 has product MEAAPNSFSEALGTDVVAGAAQNIKRSCPSGVKFLRSFRSLKSTPSGMGRVTRWLRGFFGMNNDRQDVVDNVCPASSGNKREYKKWLSFNKPGKDLNTHSLSSDIPANGSSVVAQQEEHEEQQQQHSWQVNGMAMAATLDAAVATAEEAMAAAKAAVADAVAAVAVLRLSVDQRGGALSTMCGKEEVLAAVMIQSVFRGFLARKALRALRGLVRFQAVVRGYLVRKRVRTVLQCMQSLITTQTRVRSQRARQFIDKERQHPLENWSCPLKAVTNRQSIFCSKGHPGSSEISVGCPEMVKSDSIKPKSSHRLWTTDYVELSLGVGHPSGPSSFEISVDNSPKVVEISSVKPRSSRQLWATDSQELSPGVLTRGCGQPLDLELLQGKDYGSRFNSTCHSTHKLPNLAKREDYSGSGLAYNQKHDLNMKSFRAIVVP; this is encoded by the exons ATGGAAGCGGCCCCGAACTCTTTCTCGGAAGCTCTAGGGACTGATGTGGTCGCTGGTGCAGCTCAAAACATAAA GAGATCTTGTCCTTCGGGGGTCAAATTCCTTCGTTCATTTCGAAGCTTGAAGAGTACTCCTTCGGGAATGGGAAGGGTGACAAGGTGGCTGAGAGGCTTCTTCGGGATGAACAATGACAGACAAGATGTTGTCGACAATGTATGCCCCGCTTCTTCTGGCAACAAGAGAGAGTACAAGAAGTGGTTGAGCTTCAACAAGCCTGGAAAGGACCTGAACACTCACTCCCTGTCCAGTGATATTCCGGCAAACGGCTCTTCTGTTGTTGCGCAGCAGGAGGAACATgaggagcagcagcagcagcacagCTGGCAAGTGAATGGGATGGCCATGGCTGCAACCCTGGACGCAGCGGTGGCTACTGCTGAGGAAGCAATGGCGGCAGCCAAGGCCGCTGTTGCTGATGCAGTGGCAGCGGTGGCAGTCCTGAGGCTTTCTGTGGATCAGAGGGGAGGGGCTCTGTCCACCATGTGTGGAAAGGAAGAAGTCCTTGCTGCAGTGATGATTCAGAGTGTTTTTAGAGGCTTTCtg GCCAGGAAAGCCCTGAGAGCATTGAGAGGGCTAGTGAGGTTTCAAGCAGTGGTTAGAGGCTATCTGGTTCGAAAGCGTGTCAGGACGGTACTGCAGTGTATGCAGTCCCTGATCACCACCCAAACCAGGGTTCGGTCCCAGAGAGCTCGACAATTTATCGATAAGGAGAGGCAACACCCACTTGAGAACTGGTCCTGTCCACT GAAAGCTGTGACGAATCGACAAAGCATATTCTGCAGCAAGGGGCATCCTGGTTCTTCAGAAATCTCGGTAGGTTGCCCCGAAATGGTCAAGAGTGATTCAATCAAGCCCAAATCATCCCACCGATTGTGGACAACCGATTATGTGGAGCTATCACTTGGAGTTGGACACCCATCGGGTCCCAGTTCTTTTGAAATCTCAGTAGATAATTCCCCCAAAGTGGTTGAGATCAGTTCAGTCAAGCCCAGGTCATCCCGTCAATTGTGGGCAACCGATAGTCAGGAACTGTCACCCGGAGTTCTCACACGCGGTTGTGGGCAGCCATTGGATTTGGAGTTGTTGCAAGGAAAAGACTATGGAAGTCGGTTCAACAGTACATGCCATAGCACTCACAAGTTGCCTAACCTGGCTAAGAGAGAGGACTACTCAGGCTCCGGCCTCGCCTATAATCAGAAGCATGACCTGAATATGAAGTCGTTCAGGGCCATAGTTGTGCCCTGA